A genomic window from Salvia miltiorrhiza cultivar Shanhuang (shh) chromosome 5, IMPLAD_Smil_shh, whole genome shotgun sequence includes:
- the LOC131025446 gene encoding protein CHROMOSOME TRANSMISSION FIDELITY 7 isoform X1, translated as MQPKINAFFKPSPSHLLESSPFSVVAGESTAEQETDVSYKRARSDPEVETSNGHDLEDKLPKLEQGKSCKILNKKRKYAQLFLEVGQSDFLFHTCKVCSFKYAPGDEVDEKVHKTIHKNYTLGLPFKGWRNERVIDELDKGRIILVQDGDPPAQLKKVEDVVQMIETELGEGWILNKQCKQVYLFISSQRVSGCLVAEPIKKAYKLLSSSLVEKSNLPAKEKMRTSSTLQFGGVCLQREVIKREHVKHPEEGTHDGTILCKNEAVPALCGIRAIWVSPSNRRKNIARSLLDAARNSFCTGMILNHTELAFSQPTTLGKALMSSYTKTNSFLVYTTVNMD; from the exons ATGCAGCCAAAGATTAACGCCTTCTTCAAGCCGTCGCCTTCTCACTTACTGGAATCGTCTCCATTTTCCGTTGTTGCAGGAGAATCAACCGCAGAACAGGAAACCGACGTCTCCTATAAACGCGCGCGTTCAGATCCAGAAGT AGAAACATCCAATGGACATGATCTTGAGGACAAGCTTCCCAAATTGGAGCAAGGCAAGAGTTGCAAAATTCTGAATAAGAAGAGAAAGTACGCACAGCTATTCTTGGAAGTTGGACAGTCGGATTTTCTATTTCATACATGTAAAGTGTGTAGTTTCAAGTATGCTCCTGGTGATGAAGTTGATGAAAAGGTCCACAAAACAATTCACAAGAACTACACCCTTGGATTACCTTTTAAG GGTTGGCGCAATGAAAGAGTTATAGATGAACTAGACAAGGGGCGCATAATCTTGGTGCAAGATGGTGATCCTCCTGCTCAGTTAAAAAAG GTTGAGGATGTTGTGCAGATGATTGAAACAGAGCTTGGAGAGGGGTGGATACTTAATAAGCAGTGTAAG CAGGTATATCTATTTATTTCATCACAAAGAGTATCCGGATGTCTTGTTGCCGAGCCAATAAAAAAGGCCTACAAGTTACTCTCAAGCTCATTGGTTGAAAAAAGTAACCTTCCTGCCAAGGAAAAAATGAGGACCTCTTCCACTCTTCAATTTGGTGGTGTTTGTCTCCAGAGGGAAGTCATAAAAAGGGAACATGTCAAACATCCAGAAGAAGGAACCCATGATGGAACGATTCTGTGCAAAAATGAGGCTGTACCAGCTCTTTGCGGTATTAGAGCCATTTGGGTCTCTCCTTCTAACAGGAGGAAGAACATAGCTAGAAGTTTGCTTGATGCGGCAAG GAATAGTTTCTGCACAGGCATGATTCTCAACCATACAGAATTAGCATTTTCTCAACCAACCACGCTTGGGAAAGCTTTGATGTCCAGCTACACAAAAACAAATTCTTTCTTGGTCTACACTACAGTTAATATGGACTAA
- the LOC131025446 gene encoding protein CHROMOSOME TRANSMISSION FIDELITY 7 isoform X2: protein MQPKINAFFKPSPSHLLESSPFSVVAGESTAEQETDVSYKRARSDPEVETSNGHDLEDKLPKLEQGKSCKILNKKRKYAQLFLEVGQSDFLFHTCKVCSFKYAPGDEVDEKVHKTIHKNYTLGLPFKGWRNERVIDELDKGRIILVQDGDPPAQLKKVEDVVQMIETELGEGWILNKQCKVYLFISSQRVSGCLVAEPIKKAYKLLSSSLVEKSNLPAKEKMRTSSTLQFGGVCLQREVIKREHVKHPEEGTHDGTILCKNEAVPALCGIRAIWVSPSNRRKNIARSLLDAARNSFCTGMILNHTELAFSQPTTLGKALMSSYTKTNSFLVYTTVNMD from the exons ATGCAGCCAAAGATTAACGCCTTCTTCAAGCCGTCGCCTTCTCACTTACTGGAATCGTCTCCATTTTCCGTTGTTGCAGGAGAATCAACCGCAGAACAGGAAACCGACGTCTCCTATAAACGCGCGCGTTCAGATCCAGAAGT AGAAACATCCAATGGACATGATCTTGAGGACAAGCTTCCCAAATTGGAGCAAGGCAAGAGTTGCAAAATTCTGAATAAGAAGAGAAAGTACGCACAGCTATTCTTGGAAGTTGGACAGTCGGATTTTCTATTTCATACATGTAAAGTGTGTAGTTTCAAGTATGCTCCTGGTGATGAAGTTGATGAAAAGGTCCACAAAACAATTCACAAGAACTACACCCTTGGATTACCTTTTAAG GGTTGGCGCAATGAAAGAGTTATAGATGAACTAGACAAGGGGCGCATAATCTTGGTGCAAGATGGTGATCCTCCTGCTCAGTTAAAAAAG GTTGAGGATGTTGTGCAGATGATTGAAACAGAGCTTGGAGAGGGGTGGATACTTAATAAGCAGTGTAAG GTATATCTATTTATTTCATCACAAAGAGTATCCGGATGTCTTGTTGCCGAGCCAATAAAAAAGGCCTACAAGTTACTCTCAAGCTCATTGGTTGAAAAAAGTAACCTTCCTGCCAAGGAAAAAATGAGGACCTCTTCCACTCTTCAATTTGGTGGTGTTTGTCTCCAGAGGGAAGTCATAAAAAGGGAACATGTCAAACATCCAGAAGAAGGAACCCATGATGGAACGATTCTGTGCAAAAATGAGGCTGTACCAGCTCTTTGCGGTATTAGAGCCATTTGGGTCTCTCCTTCTAACAGGAGGAAGAACATAGCTAGAAGTTTGCTTGATGCGGCAAG GAATAGTTTCTGCACAGGCATGATTCTCAACCATACAGAATTAGCATTTTCTCAACCAACCACGCTTGGGAAAGCTTTGATGTCCAGCTACACAAAAACAAATTCTTTCTTGGTCTACACTACAGTTAATATGGACTAA